A single region of the Psychrobacter alimentarius genome encodes:
- a CDS encoding LysE family translocator, protein MSWHLFAVFFASTFLISATPGPNMLLAFQYGMNYGVKRTLWTLAGLSLGLFVLLLSTLLGLDVISRQSPWLLTIIKAVGAAYLIYLGISSWRDAGDGSLMSDAKELSAEVEADYAASEGTSTRPQPRSLSNAAVQVGPSNLTLFRTGVWVSLSNPKAILFFAAFFPKFINFSAPLWPQYILLTIGLFMSETIWQIVYTLGGKKLASWLDVGGRLAWLNRGCGVIFVLIAAALLADVIKDFTM, encoded by the coding sequence ATGTCTTGGCATCTGTTTGCAGTATTTTTCGCAAGTACGTTTTTGATTTCCGCGACCCCAGGTCCCAATATGCTACTGGCATTTCAGTACGGCATGAACTATGGTGTGAAGCGAACGTTATGGACGCTGGCGGGTTTGAGCCTTGGACTGTTTGTTTTGTTACTGTCAACGCTGCTCGGATTGGATGTAATCAGTCGTCAATCGCCATGGCTGCTCACGATTATCAAAGCCGTGGGCGCGGCATACTTGATTTATTTGGGTATCAGTTCATGGCGTGATGCGGGCGATGGCAGCCTGATGAGCGATGCTAAAGAGCTAAGTGCGGAGGTAGAAGCCGACTATGCTGCCTCTGAGGGTACATCTACTAGACCGCAGCCACGTTCGCTCTCTAACGCTGCCGTGCAAGTAGGTCCCAGCAATCTTACTTTGTTTCGTACGGGTGTTTGGGTCTCTCTATCTAACCCAAAAGCGATTTTGTTCTTTGCAGCCTTTTTCCCTAAGTTTATTAATTTTAGTGCGCCACTATGGCCACAATATATTCTACTGACCATTGGGCTGTTCATGAGTGAGACCATTTGGCAGATCGTATATACCTTGGGTGGCAAAAAGCTGGCAAGTTGGCTCGATGTGGGTGGTCGCTTAGCATGGTTAAATCGTGGTTGTGGCGTCATTTTTGTATTGATTGCAGCCGCTTTGTTAGCTGACGTCATAAAAGATTTTACGATGTAA
- the argE gene encoding acetylornithine deacetylase, protein MTTNNSNDNSQTPSDTAYPNQSLDWLTRLIGFDTVSRHSNLALIEDVQAYCKQLGLAVDLTFNEAKNKANLFVTVPAGKNADQLNNGLVLSGHTDVVPIDGQDWTSEPFTATIRGDKLYGRGACDMKGFIACALTLLPQAVQLSNSGKLRRPLHLALSFDEEVGCLGAPLILADLKVRGITPDYCIVGEPTNMAMVVAHKGIAVYRCRVHGKSAHSSLTMQGVNAISYASRLIGYVDTLAEEISGRDDNDALFDVPYSTLSVGTIRGGTATNIVPNLCEFTFDYRNLPHMTQDDILVPIQEKVAELSAQMQARAPETGIELVQEESVPAMTDNDSAELQALIAALTGDDERHKVAYATEGGQFTNAGIPTIICGPGSIEQAHKADEYVELIEIERCDGFLQKLLDSCTVK, encoded by the coding sequence ATGACTACAAACAACAGTAATGATAACAGTCAAACCCCGTCCGATACTGCTTATCCCAATCAGAGTCTTGACTGGCTCACGCGTTTGATTGGTTTTGATACGGTCAGTCGCCATTCAAACTTGGCACTTATTGAAGACGTACAAGCCTACTGTAAGCAATTGGGCCTTGCGGTGGATTTGACTTTTAATGAGGCCAAAAACAAAGCCAATCTATTTGTGACCGTACCCGCTGGTAAAAACGCTGATCAATTGAATAATGGGCTGGTGCTCTCAGGGCATACGGATGTGGTGCCAATCGATGGTCAAGATTGGACGTCAGAGCCGTTTACTGCAACGATTCGTGGCGACAAGCTCTACGGACGCGGCGCTTGTGATATGAAAGGCTTTATCGCTTGTGCTTTAACGCTATTGCCGCAAGCCGTGCAATTATCAAACAGTGGAAAACTACGTCGTCCCTTGCATCTGGCATTGTCGTTTGATGAAGAAGTTGGCTGTTTGGGCGCGCCACTCATACTGGCAGACTTAAAAGTCCGCGGTATTACGCCTGATTATTGTATCGTTGGTGAGCCGACCAACATGGCGATGGTGGTGGCACATAAAGGCATTGCGGTTTATCGTTGCCGTGTGCATGGTAAGTCCGCGCATTCATCCTTGACGATGCAAGGGGTCAATGCCATCAGTTACGCCAGCCGCTTGATTGGCTACGTGGATACGTTGGCAGAAGAGATAAGCGGTCGCGATGACAATGATGCGCTGTTTGATGTGCCTTATTCGACCTTATCCGTTGGTACCATACGAGGCGGTACAGCAACCAATATTGTACCCAACTTGTGCGAGTTCACCTTTGACTATCGTAACCTGCCGCACATGACGCAAGACGATATTTTAGTACCCATTCAAGAAAAGGTTGCAGAGCTCAGCGCACAGATGCAAGCCCGTGCTCCAGAGACGGGCATCGAGCTGGTGCAAGAAGAAAGTGTGCCAGCCATGACCGACAATGATAGCGCTGAGCTGCAAGCGTTGATAGCGGCATTAACTGGAGATGACGAGCGTCATAAAGTGGCTTATGCAACTGAGGGCGGTCAATTTACCAATGCTGGTATTCCAACGATTATCTGCGGTCCTGGTAGTATTGAGCAGGCGCACAAAGCGGATGAATACGTAGAACTGATTGAAATCGAACGTTGTGACGGCTTTTTGCAAAAACTATTAGACAGTTGTACCGTCAAGTAG
- a CDS encoding deaminase, producing the protein MITDHDMPHLRRCVALAADALEAGDEPFGSVLVDGDGQVLCEDRNRANTVDPTYHPEIAVAKWAAQHMTVDARAKAVVYTSGEHCAMCAAAHAWAGLGRIAYVSSSKQLTEWMMEINVKSTSPINTFSIQDIAPNIPVSGPVAGLDKEIKALQQRALQRS; encoded by the coding sequence ATGATAACTGATCATGACATGCCACATCTGCGCCGCTGCGTAGCGCTGGCTGCCGACGCTCTAGAAGCAGGCGATGAGCCGTTTGGTAGTGTGTTGGTTGATGGCGACGGTCAGGTTTTATGTGAGGATCGTAACCGCGCTAACACGGTGGATCCAACTTATCATCCTGAAATCGCTGTAGCAAAATGGGCGGCGCAACACATGACAGTTGATGCGAGGGCAAAAGCGGTGGTGTATACCTCAGGCGAACACTGTGCAATGTGTGCAGCAGCTCATGCATGGGCAGGTCTTGGGCGTATTGCATACGTCAGTTCCTCAAAACAGCTGACCGAGTGGATGATGGAGATAAATGTAAAATCCACATCACCTATCAATACTTTTTCTATTCAAGACATTGCGCCAAATATACCTGTATCAGGCCCTGTCGCTGGCTTGGATAAAGAGATAAAAGCATTGCAACAGCGCGCGCTCCAAAGAAGTTAA
- a CDS encoding UPF0149 family protein, with protein MNDNISGWNTWLTAFDDWTDVSISEVHGLMTGLMTACNAPDEATWAKVFEELSFASLPEAALTLLTEEAEDTVFQLKDKDDAYSYMPLIPDDEHDLYERVIALKQWANGFMTGFGITDCSLTSEENEMLSDLAKIGAIRLEDDEDFEGGEESYLYLYEFARMVPVSFATRKRKAVKDIALISGLAINAKTTKELQAEGKLPKPMPPVIDIMNQNNPS; from the coding sequence ATGAATGACAATATTTCTGGCTGGAATACTTGGCTGACCGCTTTTGACGACTGGACTGATGTATCTATCAGTGAGGTACATGGCTTGATGACAGGGCTTATGACAGCTTGTAATGCCCCTGATGAAGCAACATGGGCGAAGGTGTTTGAGGAGCTGAGCTTTGCGTCACTACCAGAGGCTGCATTGACCTTGTTGACAGAAGAAGCAGAGGACACTGTATTCCAGCTTAAAGACAAAGATGATGCCTATTCTTATATGCCGCTCATACCGGATGATGAACACGATTTATACGAGCGTGTGATAGCGTTGAAACAGTGGGCGAACGGTTTTATGACTGGTTTTGGCATTACCGATTGTAGCCTCACGAGTGAGGAAAACGAGATGCTATCCGACTTGGCAAAAATTGGTGCCATTCGCCTTGAGGATGACGAAGATTTTGAAGGTGGTGAAGAGTCTTACTTGTACCTCTACGAATTTGCACGTATGGTACCTGTCAGCTTTGCAACTCGTAAGCGCAAAGCCGTCAAAGATATTGCACTTATCTCTGGGCTTGCCATCAATGCCAAAACGACCAAAGAGTTACAAGCAGAAGGCAAATTACCAAAACCAATGCCACCGGTTATTGATATCATGAATCAAAACAATCCATCGTAA